The following proteins are co-located in the Streptococcus anginosus genome:
- the pulA gene encoding type I pullulanase encodes MLDYRVLIHYHNQLGNYAAYNMWKWQMNKWGEESTFSQYDDFGIQGTLSYKSEQALNNVHVIVKTTDWSHQSVDYSIQLLPPHLVTEVWIIEGDSQVYYSRQAAMTSPYYAKQDPHAFDMALDNKRFDQHWGYQGWLGCRYDGKKAEFKLWAPTAKKVQLVVYKNSTNKAKIWKVYDLQRGKDFSKDHAKNTIGVWSRVISDDLANKAYQYQLEFEHHKTVTRDPYTEAVTEDGKRSVILSPAERNPKHFQAKQRQQAIWRLENPCQAVIYEMHVRDLTKSSSSGVSKKHRGTFLGACQKGTKNRTGQATGFDYIQSLGVNVIQLQPISDRHKEYDQDGNVMYNWGYDPQNYNAPETSFSTDPANPSQGMRDLKTMIQAYHDAGISVVIDVVYNHIYSTHDSPFQQAVPDYYYRMNPDGSFQNGTGVGSETASEHEMFRKYMIDSILYWVKEYNIDGFRFDLMGIHDIETMRQIREALDKIDPRILTYGEGWDMGTGLLPLDKAKKDNAFELPNIGFFNDTERDAIKGAEVYGGLKAGFVSGQATESIVAKAILGSSELGTYLEPKQVVNYVEAHDNYNLHDLLAELHPDDDELTRTKRIELATAMNLLLQGMSFMELGQEFSRSKLVATGANGNAIQADYKRAMNSYNAPDAVNQVDWDLLAHHQESINYIKQMIRLKTTTKEFSYQHYDDIYQHAFVHSAHSGSGIVIFEVKDDNYYLVIFNASGDRYNIEDIGNLKLVAGNSRQVSDSFVEDLTATVFEVVEW; translated from the coding sequence ATGTTAGACTATCGTGTCTTAATCCATTACCATAATCAATTAGGAAATTATGCAGCCTATAATATGTGGAAATGGCAAATGAATAAATGGGGAGAAGAGAGTACTTTTTCCCAGTATGATGATTTCGGGATTCAAGGGACCTTGTCCTATAAAAGCGAACAAGCTTTGAATAATGTCCATGTCATTGTAAAAACAACCGATTGGTCTCACCAGTCGGTTGACTATTCCATCCAGTTGTTACCGCCTCATTTAGTGACTGAGGTTTGGATTATCGAAGGAGACAGTCAAGTTTATTATTCTAGGCAGGCTGCTATGACTAGTCCGTATTATGCAAAGCAAGATCCTCATGCTTTTGATATGGCATTAGATAACAAACGTTTTGATCAACATTGGGGCTATCAAGGTTGGCTAGGTTGTCGGTATGATGGTAAAAAAGCTGAATTTAAACTTTGGGCACCGACTGCAAAAAAAGTTCAGCTAGTAGTCTACAAGAATAGCACTAACAAAGCGAAAATCTGGAAGGTCTACGACTTACAAAGAGGAAAAGATTTTTCCAAAGATCATGCTAAAAATACAATCGGAGTCTGGTCTCGGGTGATTTCGGATGACTTGGCAAATAAAGCCTATCAGTACCAGCTAGAGTTTGAACATCACAAAACAGTAACACGCGATCCGTATACGGAAGCCGTAACGGAAGATGGAAAGCGTTCTGTCATTTTATCGCCTGCGGAGCGAAATCCAAAACATTTCCAAGCGAAACAAAGGCAACAGGCAATTTGGCGTCTAGAGAATCCTTGTCAAGCTGTTATTTATGAGATGCATGTACGAGATTTGACGAAATCTAGTAGTTCTGGTGTATCTAAAAAACATCGAGGTACCTTTTTAGGCGCCTGTCAAAAAGGAACAAAAAATAGAACAGGTCAAGCGACAGGATTTGATTATATTCAGTCATTAGGTGTCAATGTCATACAATTGCAGCCCATCTCTGATCGACACAAAGAGTATGATCAAGACGGAAATGTAATGTATAATTGGGGCTATGACCCTCAAAATTACAATGCTCCTGAAACGAGTTTTTCAACAGATCCAGCAAACCCGTCTCAAGGAATGCGGGATTTAAAAACGATGATTCAAGCCTATCATGATGCGGGCATTTCCGTAGTGATAGATGTTGTATACAACCATATTTATTCGACTCATGATTCACCGTTTCAACAAGCAGTGCCTGATTATTACTATCGAATGAATCCAGACGGATCTTTCCAAAATGGAACAGGTGTGGGGAGCGAGACAGCCAGCGAGCATGAAATGTTTCGTAAATACATGATTGATTCTATCCTTTATTGGGTAAAAGAGTATAATATTGATGGTTTTCGTTTTGATTTAATGGGCATTCATGATATTGAAACGATGCGTCAAATTCGGGAAGCGTTAGATAAAATTGACCCGAGAATTCTCACATACGGTGAAGGTTGGGATATGGGGACAGGCTTGCTTCCGCTTGACAAAGCCAAAAAAGATAATGCCTTTGAATTACCTAATATCGGATTTTTCAACGATACTGAACGTGATGCTATCAAAGGCGCAGAGGTTTATGGTGGTTTGAAAGCTGGCTTTGTAAGTGGTCAAGCGACAGAATCAATTGTTGCCAAGGCAATTCTAGGAAGTAGTGAACTAGGAACCTATCTGGAGCCAAAACAAGTCGTTAATTATGTAGAAGCGCATGATAATTACAATTTGCACGATTTGTTAGCTGAACTGCACCCAGATGATGATGAATTGACTCGTACTAAGCGGATTGAATTAGCAACTGCGATGAATCTCCTCTTGCAAGGCATGAGTTTTATGGAGTTGGGACAGGAATTTTCACGTAGCAAACTAGTGGCAACTGGAGCAAATGGGAATGCCATTCAGGCAGATTATAAGCGTGCTATGAACAGTTATAACGCTCCCGATGCTGTCAATCAAGTAGACTGGGATTTATTAGCTCATCATCAAGAAAGTATCAACTATATCAAACAGATGATTCGTTTAAAAACGACAACAAAAGAATTTTCTTACCAGCATTATGATGACATTTACCAGCATGCCTTTGTACATTCGGCGCATTCCGGAAGCGGAATTGTCATTTTTGAAGTGAAAGATGATAATTATTACCTCGTTATTTTTAACGCAAGTGGTGATAGATACAATATTGAAGATATTGGAAATTTGAAACTTGTAGCTGGAAATAGTCGTCAAGTTAGCGATTCTTTTGTTGAAGATCTGACAGCTACAGTCTTTGAAGTCGTAGAATGGTAA
- the rpsP gene encoding 30S ribosomal protein S16, with protein MAVKIRLTRMGSKKKPFYRINVADSRSPRDGRFIETVGTYNPLVAENQVTLKEDRILDWLSKGAQPSDTVRNILSKAGVMKKFHDSKYSK; from the coding sequence ATGGCAGTTAAAATCCGTTTAACTCGTATGGGTTCTAAGAAAAAACCTTTCTACCGTATCAACGTAGCAGACTCACGTTCACCTCGTGACGGACGTTTTATTGAAACAGTTGGAACATACAATCCACTTGTTGCTGAAAACCAAGTAACTTTAAAAGAAGATCGTATTCTTGACTGGTTGTCAAAAGGTGCTCAACCTTCTGATACTGTTCGTAACATTCTTTCAAAAGCTGGCGTAATGAAGAAATTCCACGATTCTAAATACTCTAAATAA
- the kphA gene encoding RNA-binding protein KphA yields MDTIENLIIAIVKPLISQPDALTIKIEDTPEFLEYHLDLDPSDVGRVIGRKGRTISAIRTIVYSVPTEDKKVRIVIDEK; encoded by the coding sequence ATGGACACGATTGAAAATCTTATTATTGCGATAGTGAAACCTTTGATTTCACAACCAGATGCTTTAACTATCAAGATTGAAGATACACCAGAATTTTTGGAATATCATTTAGATCTTGACCCTAGTGATGTTGGACGTGTAATCGGTCGTAAAGGTCGCACGATCTCTGCGATAAGAACGATTGTTTATTCTGTCCCAACCGAAGATAAAAAAGTCAGAATTGTTATTGATGAAAAATAA
- a CDS encoding transcription repressor NadR, with product MIKQRRTDLLQLLKTAETPLNGQILAEKFHVTRQIIVQDIAVLRADGAPIISTNRGYIYKTNDTAKYYHQLFKVKHTIEDIEVELLAIVDNGGRVQNIMVEHPVYGEIQTYLKLTCRRDVQHFIQQIHETNFRGLSELTDGVHYHLVEADSQQDLDYVEKALEELGFLI from the coding sequence ATGATAAAACAAAGAAGAACAGATTTATTACAGCTTTTAAAAACTGCGGAAACTCCCTTAAATGGACAAATTTTAGCAGAGAAATTCCATGTTACTCGACAAATCATTGTACAAGACATTGCCGTTTTACGAGCAGATGGCGCCCCTATTATTAGTACAAATCGAGGCTATATTTACAAAACGAATGATACTGCTAAATATTATCACCAGCTTTTTAAAGTTAAGCATACGATTGAAGATATTGAAGTGGAATTACTGGCAATTGTAGATAACGGTGGACGAGTTCAAAATATTATGGTAGAGCATCCCGTTTATGGGGAAATTCAAACCTATCTGAAATTAACTTGTCGCAGAGATGTTCAGCATTTCATTCAACAAATTCACGAGACCAATTTCCGCGGTTTATCTGAATTGACAGACGGTGTCCATTATCATCTAGTAGAAGCTGATTCGCAACAAGATTTAGACTATGTCGAAAAAGCATTAGAAGAATTGGGATTTTTAATATAA
- a CDS encoding ECF transporter S component — MKPKTKNQFITLTALLTALAIVIPMVMPAKIIIPPASYTLASHVPIFLAMFISPLMALIVILGSTFGFLVAGYPIVIVLRALSHIFFGLVGALYLKKYPKALDKPIQTWILNIVLAFIHAIAEVLACLIFYASTSFPANMFYLLFILVGVGTIIHSIVDFIIAQFIYKALQKIR, encoded by the coding sequence ATGAAACCTAAAACAAAAAATCAATTTATAACTCTTACAGCTCTCTTGACTGCACTAGCTATTGTTATTCCGATGGTTATGCCTGCAAAAATTATTATTCCACCTGCATCCTACACTTTGGCAAGCCATGTTCCCATCTTTTTAGCCATGTTTATCTCGCCGTTAATGGCTTTGATCGTTATTCTAGGATCTACTTTTGGTTTTTTAGTAGCTGGTTATCCCATTGTTATCGTTCTTCGCGCCCTGTCGCACATATTCTTCGGCTTGGTAGGCGCTCTTTATCTAAAAAAATATCCTAAAGCTTTAGATAAACCAATCCAGACTTGGATTCTTAATATTGTCCTTGCCTTTATTCATGCAATTGCTGAAGTCCTTGCTTGCCTCATCTTTTACGCCTCAACTTCTTTTCCAGCAAATATGTTTTATCTGCTTTTCATCCTCGTAGGAGTTGGAACTATTATTCATAGTATCGTTGATTTTATCATTGCACAATTTATCTATAAAGCTCTACAAAAAATCCGCTAA